In Sparus aurata chromosome 5, fSpaAur1.1, whole genome shotgun sequence, the genomic window gtgtatatatttcgcctatgaatgatatgggaaagctaaggtgtggggtattaacagtaatacactttaactgcactttaacacttcTGTGAACTttaacataaactgtgacacaataaaccaaaggttCACAACTACACTAtgacaaaggggatggaaaactaatagcatttaactgacatactggcaggaaagacacctgtgaaataacacctgaacagggctaacgttaactttccaaatgtccctgatgaatttaaggtggactaacattaacacacgtcaactcagctatttattgattattaaacaatgctgctatcgtccgaagttagctagcaagctaacactcttctccaacaacggtaactacgatcattaaactCTTCATcgcattgacgttactgtacttgtatcttcttcacgttttccctcctcttctttccttcttttccttcactgggtgccggatggtttcagtcttttggaccttgtggtttgGACCTACAGTATCattaatctctctcttggtcttggggtttcggtccggtcagattcaggcagctcgccaGTGCAACgagccagaacccagaaaaaaggcctctccgtTATTTAATAGTCCTTGCTATGACGTtatattgctgtgggcttatataatatttcaaaataatagtagtaatggcactggtaaaaaatatattttttaaaaaaatgttttattatttttttttctcccctgtttTCGGCGCCCCCCGTATGACGGCGCCCCTAGTATTTGCCTATAGGCAGGGCCGGCTCTGTTTATCTCCCCACTGTTGTTCCCATAGTTTTTCATCTGTTGTTCCCGAATGAGTCTCTTTAAGGAAAATGCAATTTGCCTTTTGttctttacaaaataaaaaaatagccttgcatttaacaatatttttcaAACCTCTAACATTAACAGAAACAAGTAAAACAGACATTGTTTTCAAAAGTCCTTGAATGCGCTTTATGTATTAACTGCGCGCAGGAATGAGCATGTTGTCCTAAGGTATTAGTTCCAATGCATCAACTTATTAGTGTTAGTTAACTCTCTTAACTCTCTTAACAACCCACTTAactttatcttcttcttcttatttccTTTACCTCTAATTAGGTTCTCTCTTAAGGTGtacaaaaacatacatacatttcaCCTCTTTATCCAACACAGTAACTGACTctaatttcttttcttcttctatttctAAGGTCTAGCAGTTTAACCTGAGTTCTGTGTTgcctcaaaataaaagaagattTGACTTTTATCATGTCCACTTATTAAGGCTCAATTCTCCGTCCATCGATTACCGCATATCCCTCTTTTAGGAAGGCCTTTCTGCCGTTGCGTCGAGCCCCTCCACTTTTGGCCACAGCTTTGCCCgagcctctctgtcctcctttaAAAAGTCCTCTTTGCAGCTGATGTTCATTTCTTTGCAGACTCTTGCCTCTTTGGATTTCCTCCAGACTTCGTTTCGGGCCGTCCGTGTGAGTCTGTCAACCGCCACTGGGATCACCCTTGTGAGAATGCCTGCCACCACGTCTTTTGTGTCCtcgtttttctctttctttcaatCCCAAAAGTTTACGTGTAGTTTCTTTTATACCTCGCATTTTAGGGCACATTTCTTTAAGGGAGCGGTTTTCATTTGTCAGAGCCTCAATTTGTATCTGCATTTTTCCAATATTCTCCTTGTTCTCTTTGACTGCTTTTTAATTGGCCTCTTTCTGGTGTAACTTAGCTGGCCCAAAACTTGTTTCCTGATGTCGGGTTGGTTTTCCgtgttttcttaatttgttGGTTCTTCTAAATGCCAGAAttaggtcccatattatactgtttttcatcaatttcacacagctgtcagaagtccaacaacactgtattcgatatgcattgccccaaatccgtccgtggtcctgaatttcagctgtctaaaattTGCTCAAGTGAGCTCTCCTGCGCTCTCCTGAGaacaggctgtttctgtgcctgcacctttaaatgctaatgaacTATGaggtgtgtctgaatatgttactttgtttgttcgtatgtgttttGAGTTACTTccatgtagctaatgctagctcctGCTAATGGTAAAAGTAACTTATAAAGCACCATAAACACGACTTCTTCAAATTTGAGGCACTGTGCAGTCCGCCGTGATCTGCAGTTCTCCATCACAAACGAGTCTCCCAATTGGGGGACAATCAGAGATATAGAGCTAACACAGTGCCACCATTGCACTAATCATGAAATAATATAGTAGcctataaaatatatatatatatatatatatcgtaaataaccaaataaaagTCGTGTttcagttaattaattaattaattaattaattaattaattaattaatattaaagcccctgtacggagtttttaactggatatgcaaaagtctctggtttctgctgatgtgtctctgttacctacaacagcaaatgagcccatcagcgtgaagatacgctatttctaagtagtctgattctatacctctgaaaggccttggttgCGTCggactgacgaaacgatttacggcagtcagaccggaactgacgacattcaggatacggcatagctgttttgttgctacgctagccagtgctaaccgagcaaaaacttttgtcatggctgataatgagacaaagaaaagaaaaagaattcgaaccgaagaccaacgaaaggccaagagggaatccgatcgagctagggctaaaacacggataaacattggcgattccttccagagatggagagagttgcggggcttgaagggagggtcggatccagaatttgcccgattcctccaaGACacgtttgtaaattttatttcatttacgaaatgtaatgcgggacgtagtttacagcaatacatgaatttatgttgttacaacaaagctggctaacgttaccactagattagctctagatactacactcgtgaaaacgacaacaaacgtcttagatcacgcatccatttcagctgtgtgtatgcttcagcccagccgacctgcaatgATGcgtcggtaatatcctctgtcattataaatgattcagtttcatacttagaacaaaacatccatcacaatcactgtgactttgctgtaacgctagctgtgtagcaccgtgggttatatatatagctgggaaattgcagcgcaacagcagcattactttgtttcaccggctgcatattatattaagtagaaatacaaatagacacattacctcgtccattagcacgctgcagatagctgctaaaaaaaaaaaaaaagttttcaaagcaagtcccgtcgtctttccgacgtttccaaaacaaatctacacgcgccggccagacaaacgtcttcatgACAGTGGGCGccagagctcatgggaaatgcaatcttcattccggcaaaacactactgCTTtagtccagcggggccgccaaaatcaacactaaatgaaaagtctgtacaggggctttaaacgcctgtcccaaattgccgcctggtctcaaattgccgcctggtctgttaagtgattgaaacaaataaatgcccggctattatttggtattttacggtattgATATTTATACATCTCAAAGTGTTCCCTTTACTATGACACCACAATTATTCAAATAGATTGTGGTTGCAGAGATATACTCATTTCCTATGTTTGTGAAATCTTCACCTTCTGTTTTTTGGATAGGTGCTCCTGTGGAAACTGTGCAACTATGCCCacaaaagttgaaaatatctGCTGTTTAGAGATACCACAGGTAGCAATCTCACAGCTAAACTGAAAAGTTATGTGTCTCATTTGGCTACTGTCTACACTtctaaattacaatgacattttctgtttgttatttaCTGTAGGTTACCAGACGTCTACAGGAGGTCGATGAGGAGGTGTCATGTATGACTGACCATCCTGGGTTGGAGCCTGTGTGCCTCAATGTTTACTCCTTGCAGAATGCCTGTCAAATATACAGAGCAGACTGTGGTCCTCTACAGCTGAGAGGAATACACCAGTAAGtcattttttgtaaaatgtcaaagaatAAAAACCAAagatgttttgtcttgttttgcttcAGCAGGCATAATTTTGCAAGTGCAGTAACACATGAGAAATATAAGTACAGTTTAATATATTGAATTTGCCATTTCTTCATTTGTATAGCGTCATTATTGTAGACACATATAAGCATTTATTTACATAAAGCAATGCACGCAAAAACAAGAATGagcaaaaacaataatttaaacAAGGCAATCAACATTAGAAATAACTGTAAGACACAGTATTAATACATTTCTGAAAGACTAAATATTGTGTCCATTGTTTAAAGTCGTTACAGGTATCTAGCCTATCGTAGCTTTGtgagctggtgctggggcttcTTGGGACGCAGAATCCGGGTAGTCATTCCAGCTTGTGTGATCCTACGCATCCACAGAGAGTTTCCTGATGCCGAAGGCCACTATGTTGGATTTAGACTGGCCCTCGGTTGAACCTGGACACATAGCTGGCAATGACCTCCTCCTTGTCAGGATGCTCATACTGGGCAGTAAAATCCTCTGGGACTGGGATGGCCAACATCACATTTGTGTATGGCGTAGGGTCCACATAGACTTGGGCAAATATGAGGTCCATCATGTCAGCAACATACCCTGTTTCATAAAACACAAGCAGAAAGATAatttttgcttttgttattattactattattgttatttatttttttacaaaacaatacaaatatcCTAAATACATCCTGTTACTTGCCACcaatttatttagttatttattattCCTTTATACGGTTAGGGTTTTCAACTGTGTTccgtttttgaaaatcttttaacATGTGAAAGCAATTACCAGTACAACAAgttcaaaacacatttgtttaaaaaattaaaagatttTAACACTAACGAAATGTTGGCTCTGTCTTGTGGGGTTTGGCTCTGCATTGTCTCTTCATAGCCTTTGGAAAGTAGACCTTGTAAAGAGGTACACCTTCCCGGGTTTTGGCCTGTGGTCTGTCTAAATTTTCATTGTAATACAtggcagccaggtagagtctggAAGTACACGGAAGACAAAATCACAGGTgatcataataaaacacagtttaggCTGCATCTCACAAAGTTTGAAGTAACCCTAGTTTGATTTATCTGCACAGCATTCCAATAAAGGGAAAAACAACATTCTTTGGGGCAAAACGCAGGTTTACACAATGGAATGCCTCCACCGATGAAGTCTGGTGGTGAGGGCTCAGTTTTGCCACGTCCTTCAGAGTTCTTTTGTTGGTCAACAGCTTTTCTTAATCTGTAGAAAGCTGGAGTTCctacaaacaataaaaaatgcattttttaaaatacaataaagtaaTACATATTACTGACATTATTTGTGATGAATTTCCAAAATATCACATCACTAGGTGTAGTTGTTGTTTATACAAAATGTGTGATCACCATTTAAAACTGAGGGAAAATGATGTAATAACTTTTAGTCTATCTATTAGTACAACACCTGCTCTGAgccatttgtttttgtccctTGTGTGGTGTAACTCATACAGGCACTTGGGGTAAAGTGGGTCATAATGTGTGTGGAAGTCTTGGATGTGGTTCAGGTTGATTGTCTATTTCGCGACTCTCTCGCCCAGGGGATGAGGTGGCTGCAGTCCAGTAGATGTGATTATTGATGCTTTCATCCACTTTTGTAGGATTTGACACCCTTTCTCCTTACTGATCCTGTCCATTTGGCCCTCTTTTTCCATGTGGTAACTACCACCAACCTCATTGCTCTGTTGCCCCGGcacaaaaaaaagcccaaaataAACAGTATTAGCTAAAGCCAAATGGACACTTTCAAATTTCACTGAATAACCTTACAATTTGAATTTTAAACACTCACCTGAACCAACTCGATGACATAATGCATGTAACTTGATCAGAAATACTTCATATTCAGAGCAATAATCAGAATTATAGGAAATACAGTTGCACATCATTTACCCGTGCAATTTTTATAAAGGATGCACCACTCAGGTACACAGCTGCTGAAAGGTGGAGGTTCCCAGCTGGTGTGCTCCCAAGGATAGGCTGGCTATTCCAGTGTCTGCAGAACTCGCAATGGGGGCATCGCTGCTCCACAGACAGGAATGTCCCCAGATTTCGGGTCCTCACATCACATGCCCACGTGCAGACAGGACACGCAGCAAACAGCTCCATAATGCAGCTCTCATACACTATGTATTTTTTGATCTTGTGGGTGGGAGTGGATGATTCTTGTCTAtatcaaacaaaagaaaaacacatttagcaattaatcagtttgagttCTCTTCAGTAGTGGACTCTAAACCATTACACTCTTTCCAGTTGgtctatatgttttttttatgcacattAACATAGGCACAACTACTGatgtaaacaacaacagtcCTACAATGAAAAATATAGTCGTATAGGTTATAGGAAATCTCCAGGACAGTTAAACCGTACTTCAGTTTCCATAGAGACTGATCTTTTATGTATACAATatacaattaaaaacataaagtaaTTTCAGTGTaatttgataaataaaacatcaggaGCCGAAAGAACATCATAAGATCTGTCTacaatgttttcaacaaaactgaagtcaacaaaaatgaatacaatgatgaaaaatgtatgttCACTTTATGGCAGGACTATTGTATAATAGAGCACTATTCTTATCTGGTGAACTACCATCACCACATGTGcactcactaacacacacaaacaccaataTATTGTGTAACTTATGACAAAAGTGTTGACTCGGACAGCGCTGTGACGGACTCTGCAGGGTCATAGGTGGGATCCTGCCCCATTGAAGCTGCCATTGAAGAGCTGCCCTTTAATGGatcatcctccagctcctctccaAGGTCCAGATGAGGTCTCTTTGAGGGTCTCTTTACAGGTgttgaggaaaaacagaaagggtctgtatgaaggtagatttgtctttattattcaatcaaaaaaaagtttgcttcaatcaaaatatatattttcaataaaaaaaaccttcacttcaatcaaaaaaacccttttcaataaaagaaaaaaagtgtttgaatgcaaaaatatagttgagacaaaaaaatgcatttgaacactgtttttctttgattgaaaatgttttctttgatagaagtaaagggttttttttgtttgaaggaacttcaatcaaaaaaaaactttttcaatcatagaaaaaaagtttttgaatgcaaaaaaatatttgagactcataaaattgcatttgaacactttttttgattgaaaatgttttctttgattgaagtaatcttttttgtgtttgtgccatattatgggtaggacatttgtgtcttaattattcaatcccaaaaaagttgcttcaatcaaaaaaaatattttcaatcaaagataaaactgttcaaatgcaaaaataaaattgaatcccccctaaaaaaaaaataataattttaagtgttgttgttttttattggtgtgatggtgttagatatctaacgccgTCATATTGTCAGGCAGGCTAGCTGATAACGTTAGCTgatggccctgcacactgaatgaattgtttatttcacctaagtacagaggcttgctatgtgctagtgctatgttcattagtggtcaaacaacagtccacaggccaactgttgcctGCAGCACTGCCTGTTTagcagtacacagtaaaagtacttaatattatgcatgcaagtagtctaggaagtactaagttcagcagtatatgaatcatagactacttatggaaaataagctTTTCATTCCACgtcaaagttgggtgaaatatccTTAAGTTTTTTctgtcgtcctttactttgaaatccggacgCATATcttcgtgataccttcagtttattaccgagaataattactgtaaaagtatcgtaattttcatgggtctgactgtgagactgcagtctgccccactgtcactaccagcagctcttcagagcggtttcattacgattaccgtaaatgttagtagattcgcgcactagaaaacaacgtgtggctgatttgaccaagcaaacgcgaaccacggctggcttgactgCAGTAATccactgggctgtgtgagaagatagattcaggctctgcatgatctgttgctgctaaacaggcagcgctgcgggcaacagttggcctgtggactgttgtttgaccactaatgacgATACTTGTTATAACAAAACATagcactagcacatagcaagcctctgtacttaggtGAAATATACCaattcattcagtgtgcagggcggttacaccccgcctttccgaaaccccgctgttccgaacatagacttcaattcatcgtaatggcgggggtttccctttttttcaaagaccccgctattccgaaaaggctattggggaaacccctccattccaaaacccccccactccgaacggacacaatcagaaaggaaacggaggctgcgcatttatccttttttcgtTTGTGGGTgaaaacggatcatgtggctgattaaccgcaaaacaagcctacttcatattaatgacataacgctcattatgcttcagctcgacaaatggctatgttgaattgaaattactttatcatgctaaatatccgaaattgtataaaaattgctccaatgggttataccgatcttcgtgcatattcagacacagcctgatatgggttctgagcaaaggaatgtctgttttctcccccggtctgttgtcagcaggagcgggggctgcaggctcgcgcctgggtgaagtcatacattgttaaccatccacaaagacaagttatgttaaaacgaacgaccagaggggtcattccccggcagatagcacccatgggccacagtttatttccgaattgtgcgagtgcagctggaagtggggatttcagcaccacggatagcgcgtgtaaaaagattagacaaacgtttaaatgtgtttgctgcaagcgaaaatatactacattataaatgaagatagtgacataggcctattagcaataaaaaacaatgagttgtgtgagtgcggccggtgagcggacggcagtgtttgatgtaggatgtaatgtaaacttgaaaatcaatttcggaacagcggtgtttaatttcagaacagctgtgttttgaggggagggtcagAACAgtggtgtttcggagtgggggtgtttagGAATGGTGGGGTTtcacaaattagtcaacgtgaactaagttagcaagctttatgtttaatcaaaatatcaaacagagtaggctaataacatgacaccaatcaatttaatgctgtagttaacaacaactccaccactgctccctggcttgctggcggccatgatttgcttgtcagaaagacgttgttggtgtagacacttgtcattcaaacatgtctgaccaatggggaagcacccgTCCTGTAGCAccctataatgtaataatttcctgaaaatgtaataacgcctgaaaatgtaataaaatttgCACTTAACTCgatcgaaaatgtaataaaacccaataatgtaataacctcaccaataatgtaataaaatatcctgactgatattgttataacatttttaccaataatgtaataatctgTAACTTGTGCCTTTTGTGTCCCAGAGGTTTAACtcaaagatttaaaaataaagttaccaataaaatgcattttaaccaagaaacagaaaaaaacatgtgtatttgcatataacacaagaaaatatttggaaaaaatacattattcacatttttatggGTCGCTGAGTATCAGATGGCAGGCAAAAATGCATGTCCCCAGTGACCAAAGTTACTTTTTCATTCAATCTAAAACGTATATAAATTACCATTAACCCCATTTTTTCTGCTAATATAATCATTTACCTGTCTACTTTaactaaaataaaagaaaactgaaaagaattcatgattttttttcatgaaatggTACTATGTAATCATGTCCCCCAAGTTTGTTCAGCCCCGTAACAGCATAGCATTTTCCACCCTTTTTGAAAATAATGGTTCAGTCCAACATACTCAACCTTCCAAAAGTGACCTTACTCAAGTCTTTTCAAGGTCATGCTGTGAAGAGAGGTAATTATTAGCATACATTTTTAAccatatttcattgttttttttgtgagattGACATCGTCATGCTCAACCTTTCAACACTGTTACACAGATAAATGatatttaaatattgtttagGAAGAATCAAACAATTGTGTGGAAAAGTATATCAATTTCATGATTTCCAAATGCCATGTGGTGCTAACATGTTTGCTAACATGGGAGCTATGGCTACTTTTAGCTAGAATCTTCAACCCCGTAACATTCAACCCCGTAACAAAAAGCATTGTTACGGGGTTGAATCCTTGTGATGGGGTTGAAAGTTGACCAGTTGTTGAACGCTACTGGTGGGGGCAGGAGACACCCTCCAATACCacccccccaaccccacccAGGCACCTCCCCCAACCCTGCCCACCCTTTATGACTGTTATTCAGTATTTATCAATATGGGCATGCCATATATAATTTTATTGGGTTAAATCACATCTACAACCTCACTGAAACATTACTGGCACCACTATCTGGTAGGTGGCATTTGTACTATACTTTTGCAACAGCGCTAATTTCAATTTGGGTGTACTTTAAAAAAAGGGCTTAGGGCTCTAACAAGTCCTTTGAGTTTAAGAGTTACATGCAACTGtctgaaagaaacaaatattttcttaaAGTTATtccatgttcattatttttagatGGCAAAATCAAATGCAGAGAGGCAAAGAGAGTACAGGGCGAGAAGAAATGCAGAttcacagagaagagaagaatatCTCAGGAAAGAGTGTGCCAGGTGGCAAAGAGATACTGCAGCAGGGAAAAAGAAGTCAATTAATGACCTAAGTGAGAGAGCTAAAAGACATAAGCGGAAGATGTGGCGGAAGgctaaagaaagacagaaaagaaaagctgaaatTGAGAGCAGTGGGTCTGCACCTTTAACCCCTCCACAAAGTCCTGAGAGTGAGATTCAGGATGCAGTGCAAGCCAGACCAGGGTCTTCAAGGTGAGGGACATTGCTACTCAGTCTAAATTGTAATAGAAGCCGCTGTAACCCTCCTGCTGTCTTTGGGTCAAGGAAGGACTGGAAGAAAGAAGGAGGGATGGAAGGGTGGGAgtaaggacagagaggaaggaaaagaaggaagaaacaAGAGGGGGAGGGATGAAAGCAGTAAGGAAAAAGGAGggtggaaaagagagagagggaagaaaggaaggaaggaaggagggatggaggacaggaaggaggaagggaggggggggagggagggagagaggaaggaagggagagggaGGCCAGGCGAGcggaggaaggaagagaaggaaggaaaggaaggaaggaggacggacgggaaggaaggaaagacgAAGAAAGAGTGAAAAGAGGTTCAATTTGGCCACAGGAAACAGCGGAGGGTTAAGTAGGAATTGACTGTCACACACAGACCTTACTGTTTtaaccaccacacacacacacacacacacacacacacacacacggtggtcaattcacaattcactagcaaggaccacaccgtcaacgatATGcgttagtgacaaaggaaaacgaagtgtcgaagatcttggttcttttgagttcttcgagtgcgttgtggggattcttgtagggAATcagccgccgctcccgggcagcgacggaccccctcatggatctacgaaggagaggagagaaagaagaaacagggagagatgaatggggtgggggggaggggcgcagaatacgagagcgaagcagaggagagggtcaggtggttatttatagaaatgcggaagtaggcgctgttgaggtgtggtcctgctcctgaaacttcgccaattaagcttcaattatTGTACCCTTGCTATAATTGTAGTCATATTTAAGTACTAATCTGTAAAACTAAACGTCAATGTTCTATGTATGGTTTTATTGTAGGCATTCAGCAGgcaagaaacaaatgagaaaagcTCGAGATGAACTcagaaaagaaatagaaaagctCAAAAAGGAACTGCACCAtcaaaaaaagcagaaagagaAATACAAGAAGAGACTCCAGCGAGTGAGTAAAAGTCAGGACTCTCCCAGATCCAAAGTGCGCCATCTACTGAAGAATTGTACTGTGAACAATAGAGTCAGGAAGACTTTGCTTCACCATGAGGTCCTCATTGCAAACATATGAAGAAAGTACAAAAATGCcagtaatgaaaaaaataaaaaatccataGCTCAGGTTGTTGTGGGGAAGATAGTGAAAAAATACAAGATGCAGGGGTGGTCAGAAAAAGTCTTAGGCTTCTCAAAG contains:
- the LOC115580999 gene encoding uncharacterized protein LOC115580999; its protein translation is MSLTLKTLVWLALHPESHSQDFVEGLKRPSKRPHLDLGEELEDDPLKGSSSMAASMGQDPTYDPAESVTALQESSTPTHKIKKYIVYESCIMELFAACPVCTWACDVRTRNLGTFLSVEQRCPHCEFCRHWNSQPILGSTPAGNLHLSAAVYLSGASFIKIARSNEVGGSYHMEKEGQMDRISKEKGCQILQKWMKASIITSTGLQPPHPLGERVAK